A window of Ruminococcus champanellensis 18P13 = JCM 17042 contains these coding sequences:
- a CDS encoding helix-turn-helix domain-containing protein encodes MKNFEVLTEALAYIEQNLEEEFTQQDVANACYVSLSGLQKLFRYAVHFSVGEYISKRRLTHAARLLCSTERSVTEIALQFQYHSPEVFARAFSRLWGVNPSVFRSSRRFTDLYPRLLLNQTGGTDMPNQRFDISELYDFLGSRRDCYIICFDTVRLMETNDTYGREAGDLLIRTSLERIEQEQGENMLLVRVGGDEYALVTDIRQPQEAEQLMQRVLAHNGEPVHFRQGLELPLSLRGGLTKFEGGCMKYSELFDQIEHTINQSRR; translated from the coding sequence TTGAAGAACTTTGAAGTGCTGACCGAAGCCCTTGCATACATCGAACAGAACCTGGAGGAGGAATTCACCCAGCAGGATGTGGCAAACGCCTGCTATGTGTCCCTGTCCGGGCTGCAAAAGCTGTTTCGCTATGCGGTGCATTTCAGCGTGGGGGAATATATCAGCAAACGGCGTCTGACCCATGCGGCAAGACTGCTGTGCAGTACGGAACGCAGCGTCACGGAGATCGCTTTGCAGTTTCAGTACCATTCCCCAGAGGTATTTGCCCGGGCATTTTCAAGGCTCTGGGGCGTGAACCCCTCCGTATTCCGGAGCAGCCGGCGATTTACTGATTTGTATCCTCGCCTGCTCCTCAACCAGACTGGAGGTACTGATATGCCAAACCAACGTTTTGATATTTCTGAATTGTACGATTTTCTCGGAAGCCGCCGGGATTGTTACATCATCTGCTTTGACACGGTGCGGCTGATGGAAACCAATGACACATACGGCAGAGAAGCAGGGGATCTGCTGATCCGCACCTCCCTGGAACGGATCGAGCAGGAACAGGGAGAAAACATGCTGCTGGTGCGTGTGGGGGGCGATGAATATGCTCTGGTCACAGATATCCGGCAGCCGCAGGAGGCAGAGCAGTTAATGCAGCGTGTGCTTGCCCACAACGGAGAACCGGTACACTTCCGCCAGGGGCTGGAGCTGCCTTTGAGCCTCCGGGGCGGTCTGACCAAATTTGAAGGCGGCTGCATGAAATACAGCGAGCTGTTTGACCAGATCGAGCATACCATCAATCAGTCCCGCAGATAA
- a CDS encoding NAD(P)/FAD-dependent oxidoreductase produces the protein MILIRSVTLPLSYTQKTLTDLAAQRLHTDRRQLQSVTLFRRSVDARKKQSVHFTASLLVNAHQEAALLAACKTDKDVLPYTPYQYHVPANPGKVQSPVVIGSGPAGLFAAYVLALAGTRPILLERGYDVDTRTAAVRRFWETGVLDPDCNVQFGEGGAGTFSDGKLNTGTKDPRIRFVLETFAACGAPGEILWQAKPHIGTDRLAPTVRNLRQRILGLGGTVHFGACVTGLEQKNGRLRAIRYIQGGETVLLPTEHAILAIGHSARDTFSMLWSMGIPMTQKSFAVGMRIEHLQSRMNQTLYGKFAHHPALGAADYKLVTHLPEGRSVYTFCMCPGGQVVAAASEPEHVVTNGMSCFARDGKNANSALLVGVQPEDFGSDHPLAGVEFQRRIEHQAYLVAGRTYMAPAITVGDFLLNRTPKAYGAVQPTYAPGTVLLPPEAYLPPFVCRSLRLALPRLGRLLPGFDDPEALLTGPETRSSSPVRILRQENLQSAGLAGLYPCGEGAGYAGGITSAAVDGIRCAEAILGSMA, from the coding sequence ATGATTCTGATACGCAGCGTAACCCTGCCCCTGTCCTACACCCAGAAAACCCTGACGGATCTGGCGGCACAGCGACTGCATACGGACAGAAGGCAGCTCCAGAGCGTCACCCTGTTCCGCCGGTCAGTGGATGCCCGGAAAAAGCAGTCAGTTCATTTCACCGCCTCCCTGTTGGTCAACGCCCATCAGGAGGCCGCTCTGCTGGCAGCATGCAAAACCGACAAGGACGTGCTGCCCTATACTCCCTACCAGTACCATGTTCCGGCAAACCCCGGCAAGGTGCAGTCCCCGGTGGTCATCGGCAGCGGTCCGGCAGGTCTCTTTGCCGCCTATGTGCTGGCGCTTGCCGGCACCAGACCCATCCTGCTGGAACGGGGCTATGATGTGGACACCCGGACTGCGGCTGTACGCCGATTCTGGGAGACTGGCGTTCTGGATCCGGACTGCAATGTCCAGTTTGGAGAAGGAGGCGCAGGCACCTTTTCTGACGGAAAGCTGAACACCGGTACCAAGGATCCCCGGATCCGGTTCGTGCTGGAAACCTTTGCGGCATGCGGTGCCCCCGGCGAGATCCTCTGGCAAGCCAAGCCCCACATCGGCACGGATCGGCTTGCTCCCACGGTGCGGAATCTCCGACAGCGGATCTTAGGACTGGGCGGAACGGTACATTTCGGCGCATGCGTCACCGGTCTGGAGCAAAAGAATGGAAGGCTAAGGGCAATCCGGTATATCCAGGGAGGGGAAACCGTGCTCCTGCCGACGGAGCATGCCATTCTCGCCATCGGTCACAGTGCCCGGGACACCTTTTCCATGCTCTGGAGCATGGGGATCCCCATGACGCAGAAAAGCTTTGCAGTGGGCATGCGGATCGAGCATCTGCAAAGCCGGATGAACCAGACACTGTACGGAAAATTCGCCCACCATCCCGCTCTGGGGGCGGCGGATTACAAGCTGGTGACCCACCTGCCGGAGGGACGCAGTGTGTACACCTTCTGCATGTGTCCCGGGGGACAGGTGGTGGCCGCCGCCTCCGAGCCGGAACATGTGGTGACCAACGGCATGAGCTGCTTTGCCCGGGACGGGAAGAACGCCAACAGCGCCCTGCTGGTGGGGGTGCAGCCGGAGGATTTCGGCAGTGATCATCCCCTTGCCGGGGTGGAATTCCAGCGCCGGATCGAACATCAGGCATACCTGGTGGCAGGCAGAACCTACATGGCGCCTGCCATTACCGTGGGGGATTTTCTGCTGAACCGGACGCCAAAGGCATACGGGGCGGTACAGCCCACCTACGCACCAGGCACGGTGCTGCTGCCTCCGGAGGCATATCTGCCCCCGTTCGTCTGCCGCTCCCTGCGGCTGGCACTGCCCCGGCTGGGACGGCTGCTGCCGGGCTTCGATGATCCGGAAGCACTGCTCACCGGGCCGGAGACCCGAAGCTCCTCCCCTGTCCGGATCCTCCGACAGGAAAACCTTCAATCCGCCGGACTTGCCGGGCTGTATCCCTGCGGCGAGGGGGCAGGCTATGCCGGGGGCATCACCTCCGCAGCCGTGGACGGGATCCGCTGTGCAGAAGCGATACTGGGCAGCATGGCATAG
- a CDS encoding NAD(P)/FAD-dependent oxidoreductase, with translation MTQTHTQIAVIGGGASGMTAAYTAARAGAQVTLLERLPRVGKKLLLTGNGRCNLGNIHRELNHYHGSLPQATQILAQTDPEAFFRRLGVCCRTDPEGRIYPMSNTAASVLDGLRFACDDQGVQTCCDAQVTGMRRDKGGFLLTTPQGGLHAERVIFSAGGYAAPNCGTDGTAMALLRGLGHPVHTPQPALCPIRTDPAAVKALKGIRVHAAVSAILGSKCLRQETGELQFADGTLSGICVFQLSGLAAQYGCKLTVSVDLLPEWSREKAYRMLSELHTQRRKLPLEELLTGMLPKRLGQVLLRRITDAPLTEPASRLSPGQLQQTAQLLKALPFPVTGTAPWQTAQVTMGGIPGSALTDTLESRICPGLYITGEATDLYGDCGGYNLMWAWASGICAGKAAAGSLHRKECNP, from the coding sequence ATGACCCAGACACATACACAAATCGCCGTCATCGGCGGCGGCGCATCCGGCATGACCGCCGCATACACGGCTGCCCGGGCAGGGGCACAGGTCACCTTGCTGGAGCGGCTGCCCCGGGTGGGGAAAAAGCTGCTGCTCACCGGCAACGGCAGATGCAATCTCGGCAACATCCACCGGGAGCTGAACCACTATCACGGCTCCCTGCCCCAGGCAACGCAGATCCTTGCCCAAACCGATCCGGAAGCCTTTTTCCGCAGGCTTGGGGTCTGCTGCCGGACGGATCCGGAGGGGCGCATATACCCTATGAGCAACACTGCCGCATCGGTACTGGACGGACTGCGCTTTGCCTGCGACGATCAGGGGGTGCAGACCTGCTGTGATGCCCAGGTGACCGGCATGCGCCGGGACAAGGGCGGATTTCTTCTCACCACGCCCCAGGGGGGTCTGCATGCAGAACGGGTGATCTTTTCCGCCGGGGGCTATGCTGCCCCCAACTGCGGCACGGACGGCACCGCCATGGCACTGCTCCGGGGACTGGGGCATCCGGTACATACACCCCAGCCGGCTCTGTGTCCCATCCGGACGGATCCGGCAGCAGTCAAGGCTTTAAAGGGCATTCGGGTGCATGCAGCAGTCAGTGCCATACTGGGCAGCAAATGCCTGCGGCAGGAAACCGGCGAATTGCAGTTTGCGGACGGCACCCTATCCGGCATCTGCGTCTTTCAGCTGTCCGGGCTTGCCGCCCAATACGGCTGCAAATTGACCGTTTCCGTGGATCTGCTGCCGGAATGGAGCCGGGAGAAGGCATATCGCATGCTGTCTGAACTCCACACACAGCGCAGAAAACTGCCCCTGGAGGAACTTCTCACGGGCATGCTGCCCAAGCGGCTGGGACAGGTTCTCCTGCGGCGGATCACGGATGCTCCTCTGACGGAGCCTGCCTCCCGTCTGTCCCCTGGGCAATTGCAGCAAACCGCACAGCTACTGAAGGCCCTGCCCTTCCCCGTCACCGGCACCGCCCCCTGGCAGACTGCCCAGGTCACCATGGGGGGCATTCCGGGCAGTGCTCTGACGGACACCCTGGAATCCCGGATCTGCCCCGGTTTGTACATCACCGGAGAAGCAACGGATCTGTACGGAGACTGCGGCGGCTACAATCTCATGTGGGCGTGGGCATCCGGCATCTGCGCCGGGAAAGCCGCTGCCGGATCTCTGCACAGAAAGGAGTGCAACCCATGA
- a CDS encoding GDSL-type esterase/lipase family protein: MKHRRKRTMLGVLSAALVCSSVLAYPAHFTAYGAVTANPVISREVPAYSTAGTGAAASGNDKFYYSFWNATAPDYLAYDLSAVPEAQRKSVTLVWYNATGQFDYTILNGSPNGMPSDYTVEVNSAPGGTYPEEGWEVRATVTGNTLHSRQHVVDMAGCNWIRLHVTGSDGKEGGYISINMDVHTTAEGVSDSWIFYGDSITACGMMNCYGTGFAEYVHQIDSTYYPIQENGGIGGIRSVEGAANMERWLEAFPGKYVSIAYGTNDAWGNQTGAAQYYANTASMVEQVLATGKIPVVPRIPYATEPGVGDNLAAYNAMVDKIYENYPDVVKGPDFEAYFREHPELLSADGVHPSEQGYDGMRQLWAQTMYDAVYKTGDTPVAGDLNQDGACTVADVVLLQKWLMGAGTLTNWQAAELTGDGVIDSADLCILRRMLTNQ, from the coding sequence ATGAAACACAGACGTAAGAGAACCATGCTGGGTGTTTTGTCAGCGGCGCTTGTATGCAGCAGCGTACTGGCTTACCCAGCGCATTTCACCGCCTATGGAGCAGTTACTGCCAACCCGGTCATCAGCCGGGAGGTGCCGGCATATTCCACTGCCGGCACAGGAGCAGCCGCATCCGGCAACGACAAGTTCTACTATTCCTTCTGGAATGCCACAGCGCCGGATTACCTTGCCTATGACCTGTCAGCCGTACCGGAGGCGCAGCGGAAAAGCGTGACGCTGGTGTGGTACAATGCTACGGGGCAGTTTGATTACACGATCCTCAACGGCAGTCCCAATGGCATGCCCTCGGATTACACCGTTGAGGTGAACAGCGCTCCCGGCGGTACCTATCCGGAGGAGGGCTGGGAGGTGCGAGCCACTGTAACCGGGAACACCCTGCATTCCCGGCAGCATGTGGTGGATATGGCCGGCTGCAACTGGATCCGGCTCCATGTGACCGGTAGTGACGGCAAAGAGGGAGGCTATATCTCCATCAACATGGATGTGCATACCACAGCAGAGGGTGTATCCGACAGCTGGATCTTCTACGGGGATTCCATTACCGCCTGCGGCATGATGAACTGCTACGGCACCGGCTTTGCGGAGTATGTGCATCAGATCGACAGCACCTATTACCCCATTCAGGAAAACGGCGGCATCGGCGGCATTCGCAGCGTGGAGGGTGCTGCAAATATGGAGCGGTGGCTGGAGGCGTTTCCGGGGAAGTATGTGAGCATTGCTTACGGCACCAACGATGCCTGGGGCAACCAGACCGGTGCGGCGCAGTATTATGCCAATACTGCCAGCATGGTGGAGCAGGTGCTGGCGACAGGCAAGATCCCGGTGGTGCCCAGGATCCCCTATGCCACGGAGCCGGGGGTAGGGGACAATCTGGCGGCATACAACGCCATGGTGGACAAAATCTATGAGAACTATCCGGATGTGGTAAAGGGCCCGGATTTTGAAGCCTATTTCCGGGAGCATCCGGAGCTGCTCAGTGCCGATGGGGTGCATCCCAGCGAGCAGGGCTATGACGGCATGCGGCAGCTCTGGGCACAGACCATGTACGATGCGGTATACAAAACCGGGGATACGCCAGTGGCAGGGGATCTGAATCAGGACGGGGCATGCACTGTGGCAGACGTGGTGCTGCTGCAAAAATGGCTCATGGGTGCCGGTACCCTGACCAACTGGCAGGCTGCGGAGCTGACCGGGGACGGCGTGATCGACAGTGCCGACCTGTGCATCCTGCGGCGCATGCTGACAAACCAATAA
- a CDS encoding FHA domain-containing protein → MNFPMSGELLCALALVIVDICALVLMLMTGRERRVTERVWEKVSARMELADSKRRYPLGAEEILIGRHGAADIQLKDATASRYHALLTVCDGVWRITDLNSAGGTYVNGKRISSVRLHENDRIRIGATTLCLRKRSA, encoded by the coding sequence ATGAATTTTCCCATGAGTGGGGAGCTGCTATGCGCACTGGCTCTGGTGATCGTAGATATATGTGCCCTGGTGCTGATGCTGATGACCGGGCGGGAACGCCGTGTGACGGAACGGGTCTGGGAAAAGGTCAGCGCCCGGATGGAGCTGGCGGACAGCAAGCGTCGGTACCCTCTGGGGGCGGAGGAGATCCTCATTGGCAGACACGGCGCTGCCGATATTCAGTTGAAGGATGCCACCGCCTCCCGGTATCATGCACTGCTGACAGTATGCGACGGGGTATGGCGGATCACGGATCTGAACTCCGCCGGGGGGACTTATGTAAACGGCAAGCGGATCTCCTCTGTGCGGCTCCACGAAAATGACCGGATCCGGATCGGGGCAACCACCCTGTGCCTGCGGAAAAGGAGTGCGTGA
- a CDS encoding FtsW/RodA/SpoVE family cell cycle protein: protein MYKNGISYFGLILLILLSHMSLLAIILFRGNYEAVTDVGLLAAIVLGTDLIYFCVLRLMRQATYTADFALVLLLNMSVIFQSCFGGVGFAFKHYLMAVGAFVFCQIAYLLTRDAVVTERRKPIYYVLFGVLMLSILLFTGSRGIWIDLGFITLQPSEFLKPVFVLLCATSISAQQNKKKTLGFMIVRDNWYVYGCTVLIVLLQWWCRDLGSLPTFLAVAGCGMICRICYPRAKLSKKLIAGLCAGGAVLAAVAVKIAPAYVLERLHADIWKDPSGSGYQQCKALIAIAEGGWFGKGPGQGTLHKVAASNTDIVFSTICEEWGLLMALLSIFTILLILCTCLTNTPRSYYHACIVNGVVAVFVVQMTLNIFGSCNLIPFTGVTIPFISQGGSSMLTSGFLVGLLKATQSPLFHSEVKVPKKKKPALKKKRKATA, encoded by the coding sequence ATGTATAAAAACGGAATATCCTACTTCGGGTTGATCCTGCTGATCCTGCTGTCCCATATGTCCCTGCTGGCGATCATTCTGTTCCGGGGCAATTACGAGGCTGTGACAGATGTGGGATTGCTGGCAGCCATTGTGCTGGGCACGGATCTGATCTACTTCTGCGTACTGCGGCTCATGCGGCAGGCTACCTATACGGCGGATTTCGCCCTGGTGCTGCTGCTGAATATGAGCGTGATCTTCCAGTCCTGCTTCGGAGGCGTGGGCTTTGCGTTCAAGCATTACCTGATGGCAGTGGGAGCGTTTGTGTTCTGCCAGATTGCCTATCTGCTGACCCGGGACGCTGTGGTCACGGAGCGGCGCAAACCCATTTATTATGTGTTATTTGGCGTGCTGATGCTGTCCATCCTGCTGTTCACCGGCAGCCGGGGCATCTGGATCGACCTGGGGTTCATCACCCTCCAGCCCTCGGAATTTCTAAAGCCCGTATTCGTCCTGCTGTGCGCCACCTCCATCTCCGCCCAGCAGAACAAAAAGAAGACCCTGGGCTTCATGATCGTCCGGGATAACTGGTATGTGTACGGCTGTACGGTGCTGATCGTGCTGCTCCAGTGGTGGTGCCGGGATCTGGGCAGTCTGCCTACCTTCCTGGCTGTGGCAGGCTGCGGCATGATCTGCCGGATCTGCTATCCCCGGGCAAAGCTGTCCAAAAAGCTCATTGCCGGGCTGTGTGCCGGCGGTGCAGTGCTGGCGGCAGTGGCAGTGAAGATCGCCCCAGCCTATGTGCTGGAGCGTCTGCATGCGGACATCTGGAAGGATCCCAGCGGCAGCGGTTATCAGCAGTGCAAGGCGCTGATCGCCATTGCGGAGGGAGGCTGGTTCGGCAAGGGTCCTGGTCAGGGTACCCTGCATAAGGTAGCTGCCTCCAATACGGACATTGTGTTTTCCACCATCTGTGAGGAGTGGGGACTGCTGATGGCACTGCTTTCCATCTTCACCATTCTGTTGATCCTCTGCACCTGTCTGACCAATACCCCCCGTTCCTATTATCACGCCTGCATCGTCAACGGAGTGGTAGCGGTGTTCGTGGTACAGATGACCCTGAACATTTTCGGTTCCTGTAATCTGATCCCCTTTACCGGGGTCACAATTCCCTTCATCTCCCAGGGAGGCAGCTCCATGCTCACCAGTGGCTTTCTGGTGGGATTGCTGAAGGCAACCCAGTCCCCCCTGTTCCATTCTGAGGTGAAGGTGCCCAAGAAAAAGAAGCCTGCATTGAAAAAGAAAAGAAAGGCGACGGCATGA
- a CDS encoding penicillin-binding transpeptidase domain-containing protein — protein MKSILRGRRLITLMLLLFLTGMIVLVVRIQLEASFYISQSGKPCYGMVYDREGDVLFDGINGCEGYESGHFADIGSLIGDTSGQMTNTLVARNLESLTNYSFTTGMRQTGKTAIHTTLDHAANKATYSAFGKKDGIAIAYNYKTGEMLVNVSKPCVDVAKGYGDIANFPEGSLLCKAFYGTVPGSTQKVSTVIAATEILGAEQLESLSYSCTGSYLNDNRQSINCHKSSGHGKQNIFQGFANSCNPFFAQLLERSGMPLDRIISVYRSMGYAVNGDQKQTISIDGILSETASTTLQDIHDFDTQWSCMGQGETLVSPCQLMMWQSAVANGTGVSTRPHLIDTVTNVSGKVTKTASTEYTGQLFSVAAAQETRKIMLDNGKNHYAAAGKIKGYDIAVKSGTAQVNGGREENSLLVGFVDDPDFPIAFCVVIENRVSGEIATHQIVQKMLDALK, from the coding sequence ATGAAAAGTATCTTACGCGGCAGACGGCTTATCACGCTGATGCTTCTGCTGTTTCTGACAGGGATGATCGTACTGGTGGTACGGATCCAGCTGGAGGCATCCTTTTACATTTCCCAGTCCGGCAAGCCCTGCTACGGTATGGTGTATGACCGGGAGGGAGACGTGCTCTTTGACGGCATCAACGGCTGTGAGGGCTATGAAAGCGGACATTTTGCCGACATCGGCAGCCTGATCGGGGATACCAGCGGACAGATGACCAATACCCTGGTGGCACGGAATCTGGAGTCTCTTACCAACTACAGCTTTACCACCGGCATGCGGCAGACTGGCAAAACCGCCATTCACACTACCCTGGATCACGCAGCCAACAAAGCCACCTACAGTGCCTTTGGGAAAAAGGATGGCATTGCCATTGCCTATAATTATAAGACCGGGGAGATGCTGGTGAATGTGAGCAAGCCCTGTGTGGATGTGGCAAAGGGCTATGGGGACATTGCCAACTTTCCGGAGGGCAGTCTGCTGTGCAAGGCATTTTACGGCACAGTGCCCGGCTCCACCCAGAAGGTTTCCACAGTGATCGCCGCAACGGAGATCCTGGGGGCGGAGCAACTGGAATCCCTGTCCTATTCCTGCACCGGCAGCTATCTGAACGACAACCGGCAGTCTATCAACTGTCATAAATCCAGCGGCCATGGCAAGCAGAATATCTTCCAGGGCTTTGCCAACAGCTGCAATCCCTTCTTTGCTCAGCTGCTGGAGCGTTCCGGCATGCCTCTGGATCGGATCATTTCCGTGTACCGGAGCATGGGCTATGCGGTGAACGGAGATCAGAAGCAGACCATCAGCATTGACGGGATCCTCAGCGAGACTGCCTCCACTACCTTGCAGGATATCCATGATTTTGATACCCAGTGGAGCTGCATGGGGCAGGGGGAGACGCTGGTGAGTCCCTGTCAGCTGATGATGTGGCAGAGTGCAGTTGCAAACGGGACAGGGGTGTCCACCAGACCCCATCTGATCGACACCGTGACCAATGTGTCCGGCAAGGTGACGAAAACCGCTTCCACCGAGTATACGGGGCAGTTGTTTTCTGTGGCTGCCGCCCAGGAGACCCGGAAGATCATGCTGGACAACGGTAAGAATCATTATGCCGCTGCCGGAAAGATCAAGGGCTATGACATTGCCGTCAAGAGCGGCACTGCCCAGGTGAACGGGGGCAGGGAGGAAAATTCCCTGCTGGTGGGCTTTGTGGACGATCCGGATTTCCCCATCGCCTTTTGCGTGGTGATCGAGAACCGGGTCAGCGGTGAGATCGCCACCCATCAGATCGTACAGAAGATGCTGGATGCACTGAAATAA
- a CDS encoding glycoside hydrolase family 5 protein produces MKKIKWIPLLLTALCSASAVSCGKNDASGSMRDISTAQVVKEMGVGWNLGNTLEACGSWITGSSVENYETAWGNPVTTKEMIDGIAGAGFKSVRIPVAWSNMMAEDYTIDASLISRVKEVIGYVLDNDMYAIINIHWDGGWISKADEDHDGTLEKYKAVWKQVTAEFSDYSDKLIFESLNEEGVYENTWNRYSNVGDKEKAFGLLNELNQNFVDLVRESGGNNAKRHLLIAGYATDVDLTCDPAFKMPADPQNRCAVSVHYYTPSTFAILTEDADWGKARSTWGSTKEINELNGYMDKLKTTFVDKGVPVIIGEFGTTTTNKEPESVRLYLRSVAQAAWDRGMCPMLWDNGEHYDRSTCKFRDEELLRGLQTVMQSQRA; encoded by the coding sequence ATGAAAAAGATCAAATGGATCCCCCTGCTGCTGACCGCTCTGTGCAGTGCTTCTGCGGTTTCCTGCGGCAAAAACGACGCTTCCGGCAGTATGCGAGATATCTCCACCGCCCAGGTGGTCAAGGAAATGGGCGTGGGCTGGAATCTGGGGAACACCCTGGAGGCATGCGGCAGCTGGATTACCGGCTCCTCCGTGGAAAACTATGAAACCGCCTGGGGCAACCCGGTCACCACAAAGGAAATGATCGACGGCATTGCCGGTGCCGGATTCAAATCCGTCCGGATCCCGGTGGCGTGGAGCAATATGATGGCAGAGGATTACACCATCGACGCCTCCCTCATCTCCCGGGTCAAGGAGGTCATCGGCTATGTACTGGACAACGATATGTACGCCATTATCAACATCCACTGGGATGGTGGCTGGATCTCCAAGGCGGACGAAGACCATGACGGCACGCTGGAAAAATACAAAGCCGTATGGAAGCAGGTGACTGCGGAATTTTCCGACTACAGCGACAAGCTGATCTTTGAATCCCTCAACGAGGAGGGCGTTTATGAAAACACCTGGAACCGCTACAGCAATGTGGGAGACAAGGAAAAGGCTTTCGGCTTACTCAACGAGCTGAACCAGAACTTTGTGGATCTGGTGCGGGAATCCGGCGGCAACAATGCAAAACGGCATCTGCTGATCGCCGGCTATGCAACGGACGTGGATCTGACCTGTGACCCGGCGTTCAAGATGCCTGCGGATCCCCAGAACCGCTGCGCCGTCAGCGTGCATTACTACACCCCCTCCACCTTTGCCATTCTGACGGAGGATGCTGACTGGGGCAAGGCAAGAAGCACCTGGGGCAGTACCAAGGAGATCAATGAACTGAACGGATATATGGATAAGCTGAAGACCACCTTTGTGGACAAGGGCGTGCCGGTCATCATCGGGGAATTCGGTACCACGACCACCAATAAGGAGCCGGAAAGCGTCCGGCTGTACCTCCGCTCCGTGGCACAGGCAGCATGGGACCGGGGCATGTGCCCGATGCTTTGGGACAACGGAGAGCATTACGACCGCTCCACTTGCAAGTTCCGGGACGAGGAGCTGCTCCGGGGCTTACAGACGGTCATGCAGTCCCAGCGTGCCTAA